A genomic stretch from Pseudomonas alkylphenolica includes:
- the pal gene encoding peptidoglycan-associated lipoprotein Pal — MEMLKFGKFAALALAMAVAVGCSSKGGDDAGQGAVDPNAGYGANTGAVDGSLSEEAALRAITTFYFEYDSSDLKPEAMRALDVHAKDLKGNGARVVLEGNTDERGTREYNMALGERRAKAVQRYLVLQGVSPAQLELVSYGEERPVATGNDEQSWAQNRRVELRK; from the coding sequence ATGGAAATGCTGAAGTTTGGTAAGTTTGCTGCGCTGGCTCTGGCCATGGCCGTAGCTGTAGGTTGCTCTTCGAAAGGCGGCGACGACGCTGGTCAAGGCGCTGTTGACCCTAACGCTGGCTACGGTGCCAACACTGGCGCTGTTGACGGCAGCCTGAGCGAAGAAGCAGCTCTGCGCGCAATCACCACCTTCTACTTCGAATACGACAGCTCGGACCTGAAGCCAGAAGCCATGCGCGCTCTGGACGTTCATGCCAAGGACCTGAAAGGCAACGGCGCTCGCGTCGTGCTGGAAGGTAACACCGACGAGCGTGGTACTCGCGAATACAACATGGCTCTGGGCGAGCGTCGTGCGAAAGCCGTTCAACGCTACCTGGTTCTGCAAGGCGTCTCTCCTGCCCAGCTGGAACTGGTTTCCTACGGCGAAGAGCGTCCAGTTGCCACCGGCAACGACGAGCAGTCCTGGGCTCAGAACCGTCGCGTCGAACTGCGTAAGTAA
- a CDS encoding peptidoglycan DD-metalloendopeptidase family protein has product MFLRFVLIAVMLAISACSSHAPSPHVSANKVMTGSYKVKRGDTLYSIASRHGWSFKELARYNGISAPYAVNVGQTIRFGGSKATTRPTTTTASKGKPVAPATNVTLRGWAWPLQGTVIGRYSAADKLSKGIRIAATPGQPVFASLGGKVAFATNIRGYGNLIILQHGTSHASVYGHNSKLLVKEGQTVSKGQKIAEAGDLDADRVQLYFEIRQNGKPVNPLSVLPAAS; this is encoded by the coding sequence GTGTTTTTGAGGTTTGTTCTGATCGCCGTAATGCTGGCGATTTCGGCGTGTAGTTCCCACGCCCCCAGTCCGCATGTCTCCGCCAACAAAGTCATGACCGGCAGCTACAAGGTAAAGCGCGGCGATACCTTGTATTCGATTGCCTCGCGCCATGGCTGGAGCTTCAAGGAGCTGGCGCGCTACAACGGCATCAGTGCGCCTTACGCGGTGAATGTGGGGCAGACCATTCGCTTCGGTGGCTCGAAAGCCACGACGCGCCCCACGACCACAACCGCCAGCAAGGGCAAGCCTGTTGCCCCGGCTACCAATGTCACCTTGCGCGGTTGGGCGTGGCCGCTGCAGGGCACGGTGATTGGTCGCTACTCGGCAGCCGATAAACTCAGCAAGGGCATTCGCATTGCCGCGACGCCGGGGCAGCCGGTTTTCGCCAGCCTCGGCGGCAAGGTGGCGTTCGCCACCAATATCCGCGGCTATGGCAACCTGATCATCCTCCAGCACGGGACGTCCCACGCCAGCGTTTACGGCCACAACAGCAAGCTGCTGGTCAAGGAAGGGCAAACCGTCAGCAAGGGCCAGAAGATCGCCGAAGCGGGAGACCTGGATGCCGATCGCGTGCAGCTGTACTTCGAGATTCGCCAGAACGGCAAGCCGGTAAATCCGCTGAGCGTGCTACCCGCTGCCAGCTGA
- the queC gene encoding 7-cyano-7-deazaguanine synthase QueC: MTEKRAVILLSGGLDSATVVAMAKAEGYKCYTMSFDYGQRHRAELNAAARVARDLGVVEHKVIGLSLDGIGGSALTDSSIDVPEAPSEGIPVTYVPARNTVFLSLALGWAEVLEARDIFIGVNAVDYSGYPDCRPEFVEAFERMANLATKAGVEGQGFRIQAPLQNLSKAQIVQAGMARGVDYSLTVSCYQADDEGRACGKCDSCRLRADGFKAAGVEDPTRYF, encoded by the coding sequence ATGACTGAGAAACGTGCGGTAATTCTGCTTTCCGGTGGCCTGGACTCGGCCACCGTGGTCGCCATGGCCAAGGCCGAAGGTTACAAGTGCTACACCATGAGCTTCGACTATGGTCAGCGCCATCGCGCGGAGCTGAACGCCGCTGCGCGGGTCGCCCGTGACCTGGGTGTGGTCGAGCACAAGGTCATCGGCCTGAGCCTGGACGGCATCGGCGGCTCGGCCCTGACCGACAGCAGCATCGACGTGCCTGAGGCTCCGAGCGAGGGGATCCCGGTCACTTACGTCCCGGCGCGTAATACGGTGTTCCTGTCCCTGGCCCTGGGTTGGGCCGAGGTGCTTGAAGCGCGGGATATTTTCATCGGCGTCAACGCCGTGGACTATTCCGGTTATCCGGATTGCCGTCCGGAATTTGTCGAGGCATTCGAGCGCATGGCCAACCTGGCCACCAAGGCTGGTGTCGAAGGCCAGGGGTTCCGTATCCAGGCACCGCTGCAGAACCTGAGCAAGGCGCAGATCGTCCAGGCCGGTATGGCCCGCGGCGTCGACTACAGCCTGACGGTGTCCTGCTACCAGGCTGACGATGAAGGCCGTGCCTGCGGTAAATGCGACAGCTGCCGCCTGCGTGCTGACGGCTTCAAAGCGGCGGGTGTAGAAGACCCAACACGATATTTTTAA
- the queE gene encoding 7-carboxy-7-deazaguanine synthase QueE — MQDTLRITEVFYSLQGETRTAGLPTVFVRLTGCPLRCQYCDSEYAFSGGTVRTLDSILEQVAGFKPRYVCVTGGEPLAQPNAIPLLTQLCDAGYEVSLETSGALDISRVDPRVSRVVDLKTPGSEEAHRNRYENIELLTANDQVKFVICSREDYDWAVSKLIQYGLEKRAGEVLFSPSHHQVSATDLADWIVADNLPVRFQMQLHKLLWNDEPGR; from the coding sequence ATGCAAGACACATTACGAATTACCGAAGTTTTTTACTCTTTGCAGGGTGAAACGCGTACCGCTGGCCTGCCCACGGTTTTTGTCCGTCTCACCGGCTGCCCGCTGCGCTGCCAGTATTGCGACAGTGAATACGCCTTCAGTGGCGGCACTGTCCGCACCCTTGATTCGATCCTCGAGCAGGTCGCAGGCTTCAAACCGCGCTATGTCTGCGTCACCGGCGGCGAACCGCTGGCCCAGCCCAATGCCATTCCTTTACTCACGCAGCTGTGTGACGCGGGCTATGAGGTTTCGCTCGAGACCAGTGGCGCCCTGGATATTTCCAGAGTGGATCCGCGTGTCAGCCGGGTCGTTGACCTGAAAACCCCAGGCTCCGAGGAAGCACATCGTAACCGTTACGAGAACATCGAGCTGCTGACCGCCAATGATCAGGTCAAGTTCGTCATCTGTTCGCGTGAAGACTACGACTGGGCGGTGTCCAAACTCATTCAGTACGGCCTGGAAAAACGCGCAGGTGAAGTGCTGTTCTCGCCGAGCCACCATCAGGTGAGCGCCACCGACCTCGCCGACTGGATTGTGGCTGATAATTTGCCGGTTCGTTTTCAGATGCAGTTGCACAAACTGCTGTGGAACGACGAGCCGGGACGCTGA
- the tolB gene encoding Tol-Pal system beta propeller repeat protein TolB, which yields MAVAEEKNILVTSGSDRATPIAVVPFGLQGGSVLPEDMADIIGNDLRNSGYYSPIPRQNMISQPSQASEVIFRDWKALGAQYVMVGSIVPAGGRLQVQYALFNVATEQQVLTGSVTGGVDQLRDMSHYIADQSFEKLTGIKGAFSTRMLYVTAERFSTNNTRYTLQRSDYDGARAVTLLQSREPILSPRFAPDGKRIAYVSFEQKRPRIFVQHIDTGRREQITNFEGLNGAPAWSPDGSRLAFVLSKDGNPDIYVMNMGSRQLSRVTAGPGINTEPFWGKDGSTIYFTSDRGGKPQIYKTNVSGGGAERVTFVGNYNANPKLSADEKTLVMIHRQQGFTNFKVAAQDLQRGSVKILSETSLDESPTVAPNGTMLIYATRQQGRGVLMLVSLNGRVRLPLPTAQGEVREPSWSPYLN from the coding sequence ATGGCCGTGGCAGAAGAAAAGAACATTCTGGTCACCAGCGGCAGCGACCGTGCCACGCCTATCGCAGTCGTGCCTTTCGGTCTGCAGGGCGGTAGCGTGCTGCCGGAAGACATGGCTGACATTATCGGTAATGACCTGCGCAACTCCGGTTATTACTCGCCGATCCCGCGGCAGAACATGATCAGCCAGCCGAGCCAGGCCAGTGAAGTGATCTTCCGTGACTGGAAAGCTCTGGGCGCCCAGTACGTCATGGTCGGTAGCATTGTGCCGGCCGGCGGTCGCCTGCAGGTGCAGTACGCACTGTTCAACGTCGCCACCGAACAGCAAGTGCTGACCGGCAGCGTCACCGGCGGTGTCGATCAGCTGCGCGACATGTCTCACTACATCGCTGACCAGTCGTTCGAGAAACTCACCGGCATCAAGGGTGCGTTCTCTACCCGCATGCTGTACGTGACCGCTGAGCGTTTCTCCACCAATAACACGCGTTATACCCTGCAGCGTTCGGACTACGACGGCGCGCGTGCGGTGACCCTGCTGCAATCGCGTGAGCCGATCCTGTCGCCGCGTTTTGCACCCGATGGCAAACGTATCGCCTATGTGTCGTTCGAGCAGAAGCGTCCGCGCATCTTCGTTCAGCACATCGATACCGGTCGTCGTGAGCAGATCACCAACTTCGAAGGCCTCAACGGTGCTCCGGCCTGGTCGCCGGACGGTTCGCGCCTGGCGTTCGTGCTGTCCAAAGACGGCAACCCGGACATCTACGTGATGAACATGGGCTCGCGCCAGCTGTCGCGTGTTACTGCGGGTCCTGGTATCAACACCGAACCGTTCTGGGGTAAAGATGGTTCGACCATCTATTTCACTTCCGACCGTGGCGGCAAACCACAGATCTATAAAACCAATGTTTCCGGTGGTGGTGCCGAGCGTGTAACTTTTGTAGGCAACTACAACGCCAACCCTAAACTTTCGGCGGATGAAAAGACCCTGGTGATGATTCATCGTCAACAAGGTTTCACCAACTTCAAGGTGGCTGCACAAGATTTGCAACGCGGTAGTGTAAAGATTCTCTCTGAAACAAGTCTTGATGAGTCTCCTACTGTTGCGCCCAACGGCACCATGCTAATCTACGCCACCCGCCAGCAGGGCCGGGGAGTCTTGATGCTCGTCTCTCTCAACGGACGCGTGAGGCTCCCGCTTCCTACCGCTCAAGGCGAAGTCAGAGAACCGTCCTGGTCCCCTTACCTGAACTGA
- the ybgF gene encoding tol-pal system protein YbgF, protein MRMCRRAVTVLALSLPLVAWAEVPVVDDNAGYSGASSYPPSGYGTNGAYAGGGVTAPASAQGQLFLQLQQMQDQLSRQQGIIEELQNDVARMKQESLERYQDLDRRIGTGAPAEAPQNSPAGGEAAAGAAAGAAAAQPPAASSEPGDPAKEKLYYDAAFDLIKAKDFDKASQAFNAFLRKYPNSQYAGNAQYWLGEVNLAKGDLQAAGQAFAKVSQLYPKHNKVPDSLYKLADVERRLGHTDRVKGILQQVITQYPGTSAAQLAQRDLQKL, encoded by the coding sequence ATGCGAATGTGCCGTCGTGCTGTAACCGTCCTGGCGCTCAGCCTGCCACTCGTGGCTTGGGCTGAGGTTCCTGTTGTTGATGACAACGCTGGCTATAGCGGCGCAAGCAGCTATCCGCCATCGGGTTATGGTACGAACGGCGCCTACGCCGGGGGAGGGGTTACCGCCCCTGCCTCGGCGCAGGGTCAGTTGTTCCTGCAACTGCAGCAGATGCAGGATCAGCTGTCGCGTCAACAAGGCATCATCGAAGAGCTGCAAAACGATGTTGCGCGCATGAAACAGGAAAGCCTGGAACGTTACCAGGACCTGGATCGGCGTATTGGAACCGGCGCTCCTGCCGAAGCTCCACAGAATTCTCCAGCGGGTGGCGAAGCCGCCGCCGGCGCTGCTGCAGGTGCTGCCGCCGCGCAACCGCCCGCAGCCAGTAGCGAACCTGGCGATCCGGCCAAAGAGAAGCTCTATTACGACGCTGCCTTTGACCTGATCAAAGCCAAGGATTTCGACAAGGCCAGCCAGGCGTTCAACGCCTTTCTGCGCAAATACCCCAACAGTCAGTACGCCGGCAACGCCCAGTACTGGCTGGGTGAGGTGAACCTGGCCAAAGGCGACCTGCAAGCGGCAGGGCAGGCCTTCGCCAAGGTCAGCCAGCTGTATCCCAAGCACAACAAGGTGCCGGATTCGCTGTACAAGCTGGCCGACGTAGAGCGCCGCCTGGGTCACACTGACCGGGTCAAAGGCATTCTGCAGCAAGTCATTACCCAATACCCGGGTACTTCGGCTGCACAACTGGCCCAGCGCGATCTGCAGAAGCTCTGA
- a CDS encoding NAD(P)/FAD-dependent oxidoreductase, which yields MNPAAQHASSYYRASVAAMPEHPVLSAELSADVCVIGGGFTGVNTAIELAQRGLSVILLEARRIGWGASGRNGGQLIRGIGHEVEGFARYVGQDGVKYLQRAGIESVEVVAKRINEHNIDCDLRWGFCELANTPAQFAAFRAEQDSLAALDYRHETQLVGPERMREVVASSVYAGGLIDRGSGHLHPLNLVLGEARVAAALGVRIFEHSPVLEINHGATVQVRCAHGSVRAGSLVLACNAHLEELEPRLSGKVLPAGSYIITTEPLSPTLANELIPQNLALCDQKVGLDYYRLTADRRLLFGGACHYSGRDPLDIAGYMRPKMLKVFPQLADTRIEFQWGGKIGITANRFPQVGRLSQHPNVYYAMGYSGHGLNVTHWTARLLAEAIDAGHSQGMDVFSAVPHMTFPGGKALRSPLLALGMMWYRLREVLG from the coding sequence ATGAATCCTGCTGCGCAACATGCCAGCTCTTACTACCGGGCATCGGTCGCTGCGATGCCTGAACACCCGGTGCTGAGCGCTGAACTCAGTGCCGACGTGTGTGTGATCGGCGGCGGTTTCACCGGCGTCAACACCGCAATCGAACTGGCCCAGCGCGGCCTCTCGGTAATCCTCCTGGAAGCCCGTCGCATCGGCTGGGGTGCCAGTGGCCGCAACGGCGGCCAGCTGATCCGCGGCATCGGCCATGAGGTCGAAGGCTTTGCCCGTTACGTCGGCCAGGACGGGGTGAAATACCTGCAGCGTGCCGGCATCGAATCGGTCGAAGTGGTGGCCAAGCGCATCAACGAACACAACATCGACTGCGACCTGCGCTGGGGTTTCTGCGAACTGGCCAATACCCCGGCCCAGTTCGCCGCTTTCCGCGCCGAGCAGGACAGCCTGGCAGCCCTGGACTACCGCCATGAAACCCAACTGGTCGGCCCTGAGCGGATGCGCGAAGTGGTCGCCTCCTCGGTTTATGCCGGCGGCTTGATCGACCGTGGCTCGGGCCACCTGCACCCGCTCAACCTGGTGTTGGGCGAGGCGCGCGTGGCAGCCGCCCTCGGCGTACGGATCTTTGAACACAGCCCGGTGCTGGAGATCAACCACGGTGCCACCGTACAAGTGCGCTGTGCCCACGGCAGCGTGCGGGCCGGCAGCCTGGTGCTGGCGTGCAACGCTCACCTGGAAGAGCTCGAACCGCGCCTGAGCGGCAAGGTGCTGCCTGCTGGCAGTTACATCATCACCACCGAGCCTCTGTCGCCAACGCTGGCCAATGAACTGATCCCGCAGAACCTGGCGTTGTGTGACCAGAAAGTCGGCCTGGATTACTACCGGCTCACCGCGGATCGGCGCCTGCTGTTCGGCGGCGCCTGTCATTACTCCGGGCGCGACCCGCTGGACATTGCCGGGTACATGCGGCCGAAGATGCTCAAAGTGTTCCCGCAGTTGGCCGACACCCGCATCGAGTTCCAGTGGGGCGGCAAAATCGGCATCACTGCCAACCGTTTCCCTCAGGTTGGCCGCCTGTCGCAGCACCCCAACGTGTACTACGCCATGGGCTATTCCGGGCATGGCCTGAACGTCACCCACTGGACTGCGCGCCTGCTGGCCGAGGCTATCGATGCCGGCCACAGCCAGGGCATGGATGTGTTCAGCGCCGTGCCGCACATGACCTTCCCCGGCGGCAAGGCCCTGCGCTCGCCGCTGCTGGCCCTGGGCATGATGTGGTACCGGCTGCGCGAGGTGCTGGGCTGA
- a CDS encoding TonB-dependent receptor yields the protein MAGSLSSTRSSSSFIASALGLAVASSSSLVLAEQSQQKPLQLDNINVDAKPGSPYKTEHSASSKIATSLLDTPQTITVVPAQVIQEQQALSLRQVLSNVSGITFNAGEGGGGSGDSINIRGFSANSNIQIDGLRDSAQTNRTDTFNVEQVEVIKGPNSVFGGAGTTGGSINIISKQPQDRAFTRLGGSVGTDNYYRMTLDSNQPLEGVGDNSALRINLMGHQNDVAGREEIDRERWGVAPSLRLGLSESTRLTLSAFHQVDDNLPDYGVPALDGKKMGGVDREDYFGWKNLDKEEIEQSSLTANFEHDFNDNLRLQNLTRYSHIARDTTVSASHVNTEGVPPGRYRPAGPQGYGRDATTEMWINQTNLISNFNVLGMRHDLVTGVEVSRETLDLKTYNHGLGTTLYPGEGYDLSNPPGHWSGPINKATSGYTETELTNQALYVFDTIALHEQWDLNLGLRYDKFKGEAQGYSAAHVKTSDFESTDEKLSGRAGLVYKPTENGRIYVAWGNSFNPSAESLASTGGGLTAATEDLAPEKNETWELGTKWELLDKRLELDAALFRVEKSNARETMADGSTQLAGKQRVQGVEVGVTGHITEQWDVFANYTFLDSETLEAADTAAGIAREGQALGNTPPRSFNLWTTYELPAGWTLGYGARYVSERNVTSSTSAKLDAYWLHNAMVAYRVNDNLDLQLNVNNLFDKDYVERVRQQNGTDARSSAIEYGDARSAILSATYAF from the coding sequence ATGGCAGGCTCGCTCTCCTCCACTCGTTCCTCCAGCTCCTTCATCGCTTCAGCCCTTGGCTTAGCCGTTGCGTCTTCAAGCAGTCTCGTGCTCGCCGAGCAATCGCAGCAAAAGCCCCTGCAACTGGACAACATCAACGTTGATGCCAAGCCCGGCAGCCCCTACAAGACCGAGCACTCGGCATCGAGCAAAATCGCCACATCACTGCTTGATACGCCCCAGACCATCACTGTAGTGCCTGCCCAGGTGATTCAGGAGCAGCAAGCCCTGAGCCTTCGCCAAGTGCTGTCCAACGTCTCAGGCATCACCTTCAACGCTGGCGAAGGCGGCGGTGGCTCGGGTGACAGCATCAACATCCGTGGCTTCTCGGCCAACAGCAACATCCAGATTGACGGTTTGCGCGACAGCGCCCAGACCAATCGCACCGACACCTTCAATGTCGAGCAAGTCGAAGTGATCAAAGGGCCGAACTCGGTGTTCGGCGGTGCCGGCACAACCGGCGGCAGCATCAACATCATCAGCAAGCAGCCGCAGGATCGCGCCTTCACCCGCCTGGGTGGCAGTGTCGGTACCGACAATTACTACCGCATGACCCTGGACAGCAACCAGCCTCTGGAGGGCGTGGGTGATAACAGCGCCTTGCGGATCAACCTCATGGGCCACCAGAACGATGTCGCCGGTCGCGAAGAAATTGACCGTGAGCGCTGGGGGGTCGCCCCGTCCCTGCGCCTGGGTTTGAGCGAGTCCACGCGGCTGACGCTGAGTGCGTTCCATCAGGTGGACGACAACCTGCCTGACTATGGCGTACCGGCCCTCGACGGCAAGAAAATGGGTGGTGTCGATCGCGAAGACTATTTCGGCTGGAAAAACCTTGATAAAGAAGAGATCGAGCAAAGCTCCCTCACAGCCAACTTCGAGCACGACTTCAACGATAACCTGCGCCTGCAGAACCTCACCCGCTACAGCCATATCGCCCGTGACACCACGGTGTCCGCCTCGCACGTAAACACCGAGGGTGTCCCACCGGGCCGTTACCGTCCGGCAGGCCCACAGGGCTATGGCCGCGATGCGACCACCGAAATGTGGATCAACCAGACCAACCTGATCAGCAACTTCAATGTGCTGGGCATGCGTCATGACCTGGTCACTGGCGTGGAGGTCTCACGAGAAACCCTGGACCTGAAGACCTACAACCATGGCCTTGGCACTACGTTGTACCCAGGCGAAGGTTACGACTTGAGCAATCCGCCCGGTCACTGGTCTGGCCCGATCAACAAGGCCACCAGCGGCTACACCGAGACTGAACTGACAAACCAGGCGCTCTATGTGTTCGATACCATCGCTCTGCATGAGCAATGGGACCTGAACCTGGGGCTGCGCTATGACAAGTTCAAAGGTGAAGCTCAGGGCTACTCCGCCGCTCATGTCAAAACCTCCGACTTCGAGTCCACCGACGAGAAGCTCAGCGGCCGCGCGGGCCTGGTTTACAAACCGACCGAGAACGGGCGCATCTACGTCGCCTGGGGCAACTCGTTCAACCCCTCCGCCGAAAGCCTGGCCTCCACCGGTGGTGGCCTGACTGCCGCGACCGAAGACCTGGCGCCAGAGAAAAACGAGACCTGGGAACTGGGGACCAAATGGGAGCTGCTGGATAAGCGTCTGGAGCTGGATGCAGCGTTGTTCCGTGTAGAGAAGAGCAACGCCCGCGAAACCATGGCCGACGGTTCGACCCAACTGGCGGGTAAACAGCGCGTGCAAGGTGTGGAAGTGGGCGTGACCGGTCACATCACTGAACAATGGGATGTATTCGCCAACTACACCTTCCTCGACAGCGAAACCCTGGAAGCCGCCGACACCGCCGCTGGCATCGCCCGGGAAGGCCAGGCGCTTGGCAACACGCCACCGCGCTCGTTCAACCTCTGGACCACTTATGAGCTGCCCGCTGGCTGGACCCTTGGCTATGGCGCACGCTACGTCAGCGAGCGCAACGTAACCTCCAGCACCAGCGCCAAGCTTGATGCCTACTGGCTACACAATGCGATGGTGGCCTATCGGGTCAACGACAACCTCGACCTGCAGCTGAACGTCAACAACCTGTTCGACAAAGACTACGTCGAACGTGTGCGCCAGCAGAACGGTACCGATGCACGCTCGTCGGCCATCGAATATGGCGATGCCCGCTCGGCGATCCTCTCGGCTACCTACGCGTTCTAA